The Pseudomonas fluorescens nucleotide sequence CAGGCCGCGATAGCCCTTGATCAGCTTGTGATGCGACGGCGAAGTAACGTTATCGGCCGGCTCGTACTGGAGGAACGACTTGATGTAGTCGTCGCTGATCTCATCACCAATCACTTGCTTCTTGTCTTTACGCATTGCCGACTCCAACTGGACCATCACGGACATTTTCACAGGTCGGCAGTTTACCCCCGGGCAGCGCCGGCACTCAACGCGCGCGTACGCTGCCGGTGTGCAGATCGGCCCAGATATGGCCATTGGGGTAACTGAGGAACTGCACATAGACGGTATCGTTGCGCAACAGATCGAGCATCACCCGGTACTGGGCCAGCGGATAGTTGAGCGTCAGGGTCTTGCTTTTGTCGTCGAACACCGGCTTTTTCAGGCTTTTGCTTTCGGCATCGAAGCTGATCAATACCTGGCTGATGGTCGCGCCCTTGCTCAGCGGCTTGCCCTTGAGGCGCAGGATCAACGGCGAAGTGACGGGGATCGGTTGCTGGTTGGACTGGCGCTGATTGCCCACCACCACCGAGTAGCTGGTGACCTGCAGCAACTGCTGCGAATCGGCAGTTTCCTTGCGCACCCCAAGGTCATCGGGCGGCAGGAACTGGCTGTGCAGGGGCGCTGCGGCCAGCGGCAGGCTCAGCAGGAACAACAGGGGGAAAAGTGCTCGCATGACAGGCTCCTTGGGGGCAGCCTGGCACTCTAGCATGGGGTTGCGCTCACCGGGCAAGCCGGGTCGACTTGCCCCACTGCTGGACGTCAGAGACCTTTGACGGCGTAAATACCATTGGCGTTGCGCCAGTAACCTTTGTAGTCCATGCCGTAACCGAACACATAACGGTCAACACAGCTCAGGCCGCAGAAATCGGCCTTGAGGTCGGCGCTGGCCTTGCGGTCATGGTCCTTGTCGATCAGCACGGCAGTATGCACGGCGCGGGCACCGGCATGTTTGCAGAAATCGATAATTGCGCTGAGGGTATGACCTTCGTCAAGAATGTCGTCGATGATCAGCACATCGCGATCAATGAACGAGACTTCCGGCTTGGCCTTCCAGAACAGGTCGCCGCCACTGGTCTGGTTGCGGTAGCGGGTGGCGTGCAGATAGGAAGATTCCAGCGGGAATTGCAGATGGGTCAGCAGTTTGCCGGCGAAGATCAGGCCGCCGTTCATCACGCAGAACACCACCGGGTTGCTGTCGGCCAGCACTTCGGTGATCTGCGCGCCCACGCGGGCGATGGCTGCCTCGACTTCGGCTTCGGTGTGCAGGCAGTCAGCCTCGCGCATGACTTGACGGATGTGCTCGAGATCGGCGGACATGGCGCTCTCCAAGGGGCGGCAATTGAGAAAAGCGGGCAAAGGTACGCATCCAATCGCGTCAGATCAAGCATTTCTGGACTAACGTCCAGTAAGCCTGAGGACATGCATGGCTGAATAGATTAATCTAGCGCGGTTTTTTTGCCCGCCCCCCCCCGGAGCTTTTCCTTATGCCTACCCGTGAGATCCGCCATCCGCTGATCCGCCACAAGCTCGGCCTGATGCGCCGTGCCGATATCAGCACCAAGAACTTTCGCGAGCTCGCCCAGGAAGTCGGCACGCTCCTGACCTACGAAGCGACCAAAGACCTGCCCCTGGAAAGCTATGAAATCGATGGCTGGTGCGGCAAGGTCCAGGTCGAGAAAATCGCTGGCAAGAAGATCACTGTAGTACCGATCCTGCGCGCCGGCATCGGCATGCTCGACGGCGTGCTCAGCCTGATTCCGGGCGCCAAGGTCAGCGCCGTGGGCGTCGCCCGCAACGAGGAAACCCTCGAAGCGCACACCTACCTGGAAAAACTGGCACCGGAAATCAACGAGCGTCTGGCGCTGATCATCGACCCGATGCTGGCCACCGGCGCGTCGATGGTTGCAACGATCGACCTGCTCAAGAAAGCCGGCTGCAAGGACATTCGCGCCATGGTACTGGTCGCCGCACCGGAAGGCATCAGCGTGGTCGAGAAAGCGCACCCGGATGTCCAGATCTACACCGCCTCGATCGACGAGCGCCTGAACGAGCACGGCTACATCATCCCAGGCCTGGGCGATGCCGGTGACAAGATCTTCGGTACCAAGCAGAAGGACGCCTGAACATGCAGGATGAGTTCAACGACCCGCTCTGGCGCCAGGTCGTCTCCGGCGCGCAGATGCTCTTCGTCGCCTTCGGCGCGCTGGTATTGATGCCGCTGATTACCGGCCTCGACCCCAACGTCGCGCTGTTCACTGCGGGTTTGGGAACTCTGCTGTTTCAGGTGGTTACCGGCCGTCAGGTGCCGGTGTTCCTGGCTTCGAGCTTTGCCTTCATTACCCCGATCATCCTCGCCAAGGGCCAGTTCGGCCTGGCCGAAACCATGGGCGGGGTCATGGCGGCAGGCTTCGTCTACACCTTCCTCGGCCTTGCGGTGAAAATCAAAGGCACCGGCTTTATCGACCGCCTGCTGCCACCGGTAGTGATCGGCCCGGTGATCATCTCCATCGGCCTGGCCATGGCGCCGATTGCCGCCAACATGGCCATGGGCAAGGCCGGTGACGGCGCCGAGTTGCTGCCTTACAGCACCGCCATGATGATCTCCATGCCGGCGCTGCTGACCACCCTGATCGTCGCGGTATTCGGCAAAGGCATCTTCCGCCTGGTGCCAATCATCGCCGGCGTGCTGGTAGGCTTTGCCCTGTCGTTCTACTTTGGTGTGGTCGACACCGCCAAGATCGCCGCCGCCCCCTGGCTGGCCCTGCCGCACTTCACCGCGCCAGCGTTCAACTGGCAGGCGATCCTGTTCATCGTACCGGTAGCCCTGGCGCCTGCGATCGAGCACATCGGCGGGGTGATTGCGGTAGGCAGCGTGACTGGCCGCGACTACCTGAAAAAGCCTGGCCTGCACCGCACCCTGCTCGGTGACGGCATCGCCACCACCACCGCCGGCCTGTTCGGCGGGCCGCCCAACACCACCTACGCCGAAGTGACCGGCGCGGTGATGCTGACCAAGAACTACAACCCGAAGATCATGACCTGGGCGGCAGTCTTTGCCATCACCCTGGCCTTCATCGGCAAGTTCGGCGCGCTGCTGCAAAGCATTCCGGTACCGGTAATGGGCGGCATCCTCTGCCTGCTGTTCGGCTCGATCGCGGCGGTGGGCATGAACACCATGATCCGGCACAAGATCGACCTCAGCGAGGCGCGCAACCTGGTGATCGTTTCGGTGACCCTGGTGTTCGGTATCGGCGGCGTGCTGATCGGTAGCGGCACCGGCCCGGATGACTGGGGCCTGAAGGGCATCGCCCTGTGCGCCGTGGTGGCTATCGCGCTGAACCTGCTGCTGCCGGGTAACGACAGCTGGAAGAACAAGGCGCTGGACGATCAGTTGCCTTGATCTGAAATCCATCACGGGGCAAGCCCGCTCCTACTGTAGGAGCGGGCTTGCCCCGCGATGAGGCACTCAAGCCTTTTCGCACATCCCCTTCAACGCCTGCACCCATTGCGGGTGATCATTCAGGCACGGCACCAGCACCAACTCCTCGCCACCCGCCTCGACAAACTGCTCACGCCCACGATCACCGATCTCCTCCAGGGTCTCGATGCAGTCGGCGACAAACGCCGGGCACATCACCAGCAGCTTTTTCACGCCTGACTTGCCCAGTTCATCCAGCCGGGTTTCGGTGTAGGGCTCGATCCACTTCGCCCGCCCCAGCCGTGACTGAAACGACACCGACCACTTGCCATCGGGGATGCCCATTTTTTTCGCGAACGCCTGAGCGGTGCGCAGGCACTGGCCGCGATAGCAGACTGCAAGCATCTCGGGCGACGCGTCACGGCAGCAATCAGCGTCCTGCAAGCAATGCTTGCCGGTGGGGTCGAGTTTTTTCAGGTGCCGCTCGGGCAGGCCATGGAAGCTCAGCAGCAGGTGATCGTAATCCTCCTGCAGATAAGGCTGCGCGCTGGCCACCAGGGCATCGATGTATTCAGGCTTGTCGTAGAACGGCGGCAGAATCGCCATCTCGAGCGGCAGCTTCTGCTCGGCAATCACTTGCCTGGCCTGTTCGATGACCGTGGTCACCGTGCTGTCGGCAAACTGTGGGTACAGCGGCGCCAGGGTGACCTTCTTCACGCCTTGGCTGGCCAGGCGCGCCAGTACCGTCGGCAACGAAGGCTCGCCGTAGCGCATGGCGATTTCCACCGGACCGTGGCTCCACTGCTCGCGCATGGCTGCCTGCAGGCGGCGGGTCAGCACCACCAGCGGCGAGCCCTCGTCCCACCAGATCGAGGCATAGGCGTGGGCCGACTGCTCCGGGCG carries:
- a CDS encoding hypoxanthine-guanine phosphoribosyltransferase; its protein translation is MSADLEHIRQVMREADCLHTEAEVEAAIARVGAQITEVLADSNPVVFCVMNGGLIFAGKLLTHLQFPLESSYLHATRYRNQTSGGDLFWKAKPEVSFIDRDVLIIDDILDEGHTLSAIIDFCKHAGARAVHTAVLIDKDHDRKASADLKADFCGLSCVDRYVFGYGMDYKGYWRNANGIYAVKGL
- the upp gene encoding uracil phosphoribosyltransferase translates to MPTREIRHPLIRHKLGLMRRADISTKNFRELAQEVGTLLTYEATKDLPLESYEIDGWCGKVQVEKIAGKKITVVPILRAGIGMLDGVLSLIPGAKVSAVGVARNEETLEAHTYLEKLAPEINERLALIIDPMLATGASMVATIDLLKKAGCKDIRAMVLVAAPEGISVVEKAHPDVQIYTASIDERLNEHGYIIPGLGDAGDKIFGTKQKDA
- a CDS encoding uracil-xanthine permease family protein produces the protein MQDEFNDPLWRQVVSGAQMLFVAFGALVLMPLITGLDPNVALFTAGLGTLLFQVVTGRQVPVFLASSFAFITPIILAKGQFGLAETMGGVMAAGFVYTFLGLAVKIKGTGFIDRLLPPVVIGPVIISIGLAMAPIAANMAMGKAGDGAELLPYSTAMMISMPALLTTLIVAVFGKGIFRLVPIIAGVLVGFALSFYFGVVDTAKIAAAPWLALPHFTAPAFNWQAILFIVPVALAPAIEHIGGVIAVGSVTGRDYLKKPGLHRTLLGDGIATTTAGLFGGPPNTTYAEVTGAVMLTKNYNPKIMTWAAVFAITLAFIGKFGALLQSIPVPVMGGILCLLFGSIAAVGMNTMIRHKIDLSEARNLVIVSVTLVFGIGGVLIGSGTGPDDWGLKGIALCAVVAIALNLLLPGNDSWKNKALDDQLP
- the hemH gene encoding ferrochelatase — protein: MTDHALLLVNLGSPASTSVADVRRYLNQFLMDPYVIDLPWPVRRLLVSLILIKRPEQSAHAYASIWWDEGSPLVVLTRRLQAAMREQWSHGPVEIAMRYGEPSLPTVLARLASQGVKKVTLAPLYPQFADSTVTTVIEQARQVIAEQKLPLEMAILPPFYDKPEYIDALVASAQPYLQEDYDHLLLSFHGLPERHLKKLDPTGKHCLQDADCCRDASPEMLAVCYRGQCLRTAQAFAKKMGIPDGKWSVSFQSRLGRAKWIEPYTETRLDELGKSGVKKLLVMCPAFVADCIETLEEIGDRGREQFVEAGGEELVLVPCLNDHPQWVQALKGMCEKA